One Maribacter dokdonensis DSW-8 genomic region harbors:
- a CDS encoding GreA/GreB family elongation factor encodes MKYGSLVLEESEFIAIKNHLENNLSIEDYAHKNALELLAQNMGIAMVLNTADIPFDIVTINSTIKVTGASGVHQTFTIVPPEQSNAKHHKVSVISSLGASVIGRAVGDRISFGLPGEMMSLVIEKVIQPNQANKITPKVSTI; translated from the coding sequence ATGAAATACGGTAGTCTAGTTTTGGAAGAGAGCGAATTCATCGCTATTAAAAATCATCTAGAGAATAATCTTTCTATTGAAGATTATGCGCATAAAAACGCGTTAGAACTTCTAGCTCAAAATATGGGTATTGCCATGGTTTTGAATACTGCAGATATCCCTTTTGACATAGTAACTATTAATTCAACCATAAAAGTTACTGGAGCATCGGGCGTACATCAAACTTTTACCATAGTACCACCTGAGCAAAGCAATGCTAAACACCACAAAGTTTCAGTAATCAGCAGTTTAGGTGCATCGGTAATAGGTCGCGCCGTCGGTGATAGAATTTCATTTGGGCTACCAGGTGAAATGATGTCCCTGGTCATAGAAAAAGTTATCCAACCAAACCAAGCCAACAAAATCACTCCTAAAGTTTCAACCATTTAA